The Desmonostoc muscorum LEGE 12446 genome includes a region encoding these proteins:
- the cbiE gene encoding precorrin-6y C5,15-methyltransferase (decarboxylating) subunit CbiE — protein sequence MTEKWLSIVGIGEDGLEGLSAIALSLIAQAKVIVGGDRHLAMLPSDDQREKIVWASPISISVEEIIKRRGESMCVLASGDPMCYGIGVTLGRRIPISEMTIIPAPSTFSLACARVGWSLTEVETLSLNGRPSSLLQSYIYPGAKLLVLSEGKDTPAIVAEILTNRGYGSSKVIVLERMGGIHERIVGGTAASWSETEVAVLNAIAVDCIADAGVIPLPRLPGLPDNAYHHDGQLTKREVRAITLAALAPTPGELLWDVGAGCGSISIEWMRSHPRCRAMAIEQNSSRLLYIADNAATLGTPNLQIIEGKAPHALKDLPTPDAIFIGGGVTATGLFDVCWEALRLGGRLVANVVTVEGEQTLFQWRERVGGDLTRIAIQRAEPIGKFLGWRGMAPVTQWIAVKSN from the coding sequence GCGATCGCCATTTAGCAATGCTGCCTTCAGATGACCAACGTGAGAAAATAGTCTGGGCATCTCCTATCAGCATTTCTGTAGAAGAAATCATCAAGCGGCGGGGTGAGTCAATGTGCGTACTTGCCAGCGGCGATCCCATGTGTTATGGCATTGGTGTCACCTTAGGGCGGCGAATTCCCATTTCGGAAATGACAATTATCCCCGCACCTTCAACCTTCAGCCTCGCCTGTGCCAGGGTGGGATGGTCTTTAACTGAAGTGGAAACCTTGAGTTTGAATGGTCGTCCATCCTCCCTGCTCCAATCTTACATTTATCCGGGAGCTAAGCTGTTGGTTTTGAGTGAAGGAAAGGACACACCCGCCATTGTTGCTGAAATTTTGACAAATCGCGGCTATGGTAGCAGTAAAGTCATTGTCTTGGAGCGTATGGGGGGCATTCATGAAAGAATTGTGGGAGGTACCGCCGCATCTTGGAGTGAAACTGAAGTTGCAGTGTTGAATGCGATCGCAGTTGATTGTATTGCCGATGCTGGGGTTATCCCTTTACCAAGATTACCAGGATTACCAGATAACGCCTACCACCACGATGGACAGTTAACGAAGCGTGAAGTTAGGGCAATCACCTTAGCAGCTTTGGCACCGACACCAGGAGAATTATTGTGGGATGTGGGCGCGGGTTGCGGTTCAATTTCTATTGAATGGATGCGGAGTCATCCTCGGTGCCGGGCAATGGCGATCGAGCAAAATTCATCTAGACTACTATATATTGCCGATAATGCCGCCACTCTCGGTACTCCAAATCTGCAAATTATTGAAGGTAAAGCGCCCCATGCCCTCAAAGACTTGCCTACACCAGATGCCATTTTTATTGGTGGTGGGGTAACAGCAACAGGACTTTTTGATGTTTGCTGGGAAGCGCTGCGGCTGGGTGGACGTTTGGTGGCAAATGTGGTGACGGTAGAGGGCGAGCAAACTTTATTTCAATGGCGTGAACGAGTCGGTGGTGATTTGACTCGTATTGCCATCCAGCGGGCGGAACCTATTGGTAAATTTTTGGGCTGGCGAGGAATGGCACCTGTGACGCAATGGATAGCTGTAAAGTCTAATTAA
- the infC gene encoding translation initiation factor IF-3, which produces MNNREKNIIAIQKQQINSQIKSPQVFLIDHENNNRGLIDTREALQLAQSVELDLVVVSEGKEAPVAKILNYGKFQYQKKKRQTQSARPTVKEVRLRPNVGAADYNLRIEQAIGWLSKGDSVKFVIRLRGRENQYREQAGEMLERVVIALSEVGKVHTLDKRSLIAQVVPA; this is translated from the coding sequence TTGAACAATAGAGAGAAAAACATTATCGCAATCCAAAAGCAACAAATTAACTCGCAAATCAAGTCACCTCAAGTGTTCCTGATCGACCATGAAAATAACAATCGTGGTTTGATTGACACACGTGAGGCTCTACAGCTAGCGCAGAGCGTAGAACTTGACTTAGTTGTAGTCTCCGAAGGCAAAGAAGCTCCAGTAGCGAAGATCCTCAACTATGGCAAGTTTCAGTATCAAAAGAAAAAGCGTCAGACACAGAGTGCTAGACCAACGGTAAAAGAAGTTCGGTTGCGTCCCAACGTGGGAGCAGCTGATTACAATTTACGCATCGAGCAAGCGATTGGTTGGTTGAGTAAAGGCGATTCAGTGAAGTTTGTTATTCGTTTACGAGGCCGCGAAAATCAATATCGTGAACAGGCTGGAGAAATGCTAGAGCGGGTTGTAATTGCTCTGAGCGAAGTAGGTAAAGTTCACACACTTGACAAACGCTCATTGATTGCTCAAGTCGTTCCAGCCTAA
- a CDS encoding RICIN domain-containing protein — translation MVSASLTEQRYYIQAKHSGKCVHQHGGIRNIGGLVTQWECINQPNVQLTRGWTDNGYFVLRFKHSDLCLTIKNGLSANGTDIIQSTCTGSSSQKWREVRVDGSYVKIQSAIGSCLHQHGGIMDNGGRITLWECVDQPNVMWKIIRAN, via the coding sequence ATGGTCTCTGCAAGCCTTACGGAGCAACGCTACTACATACAAGCGAAGCATAGCGGCAAGTGTGTACACCAGCATGGGGGAATTAGAAACATCGGAGGACTTGTCACACAATGGGAGTGCATCAATCAACCAAACGTTCAATTAACGCGGGGATGGACAGACAATGGTTATTTTGTTCTCCGTTTTAAACATAGCGACCTCTGCCTGACCATAAAAAATGGACTGTCAGCAAATGGTACTGATATCATCCAATCGACTTGTACAGGATCATCTTCTCAAAAGTGGCGTGAAGTTCGTGTTGATGGATCGTATGTAAAGATTCAGTCTGCGATCGGCTCATGCTTGCACCAACACGGAGGCATTATGGACAATGGCGGTAGAATCACCCTATGGGAGTGCGTCGATCAACCGAATGTCATGTGGAAAATTATTCGAGCCAACTAA
- a CDS encoding AbfB domain-containing protein — MKFNWLKKFLSISTLGLSVCGILLTSSSSVYSQSNGEVVSFRSYNFGDRYIRHRNFLGYLEPISDDLGRKDATYRLVSGLANSNCTSFESVNFPGHFLRHENFQLKLARRINQRLFREDATFCIKTRLFGNDASSWSFESLNFPGHYIRHKNFELWVEPADGSDLFRKDATFSIISPLYR; from the coding sequence ATGAAATTTAACTGGCTAAAAAAATTCTTGAGTATTTCAACTTTAGGTTTGTCAGTCTGTGGGATATTGCTGACATCATCTTCGTCAGTTTATTCCCAAAGCAACGGTGAAGTGGTGTCCTTTAGGTCGTATAACTTTGGCGATCGCTATATTCGCCACAGAAATTTCTTAGGCTACTTAGAGCCAATCAGTGATGACCTGGGAAGGAAAGACGCAACCTACAGACTTGTTTCAGGATTGGCAAATAGCAACTGTACTTCATTTGAATCCGTAAACTTTCCAGGTCACTTCTTGAGACACGAAAATTTCCAGCTGAAGTTGGCAAGGAGAATCAATCAGCGGCTTTTTAGGGAAGATGCTACATTTTGCATTAAGACTCGGCTCTTTGGTAATGATGCTTCTAGTTGGTCATTTGAATCCCTGAACTTTCCTGGACACTACATACGGCACAAGAATTTTGAGTTGTGGGTAGAACCCGCAGATGGTAGCGATCTATTCCGCAAAGATGCGACGTTTAGTATCATTAGTCCTCTGTATCGGTAA
- a CDS encoding WD40 repeat domain-containing protein — translation MSKIKSARQINLENNNKSQMAYSIVGVVVFSLAQFVLPVAAEINNSNATDNTQAEISAHKCQFTGHFNAINSVDISPDGKTFISASNDDNIKFWDIATGKLIHTFQGAGYRGLISHNGKNLISANKDQTIKLWDISTGKLIRTLEGHSDLIQSLAVSQDSKIIISGSWDQTIKLWDISTGKLIRRFRGHSEWVNSAIIAPDGTTVISGSSDKTIKLWDLKTAREIRTIKGHLDGVSKLVVSADGKTLFSGSYDNTIKVWNMATGTEIRTLKSHSGMIESLAMSSDGSTLVSSAWDSTIKLWDVKTGKLLRTFGQPIKELDLSESSPKNPPSGTLIFSYSSSSPRTVAISPDGNIIVSANASDIQLWDVKTGEQIRTIAGHSDWFQYVAISPDNQTLVSLNSDNSINLWDVRSQQKIRSIKDMWVRSLAISPDGNTLVTGGWGDETIKLWDVQTGKLNLTFADTGVDNVAISSDNHILISSHGEKIKLRDIRTGKLLNYLAGHSFLVNAIAISKNSGTLVSSSVGDEIILWDIPTGKLIRTLKQTTVENGYPEDVISVTSISISPDGSTVVSGYGDGTIILQDTHTGEQIRTIKGHSGRVTAVAMSIDGNTLVSASSDKNIKLWDIRTGQLIRTLSGHLYNISAVAISADGKTLVSSSADNTMKIWNMSSGNLIHTFCNSISL, via the coding sequence ATGTCTAAAATCAAGTCCGCCAGACAAATTAATCTAGAGAATAATAATAAATCCCAAATGGCTTATAGCATTGTCGGGGTTGTTGTATTTTCTCTGGCTCAATTTGTTTTACCTGTGGCTGCAGAAATAAACAACTCAAATGCAACAGACAACACACAAGCGGAAATTTCTGCTCATAAATGTCAATTTACAGGGCATTTTAATGCGATTAACTCCGTAGATATTAGCCCAGATGGAAAAACATTTATCAGTGCTAGTAACGACGATAATATCAAATTTTGGGATATTGCTACAGGCAAGTTAATCCACACATTCCAGGGTGCGGGATATCGAGGTTTAATTAGTCATAATGGCAAAAATTTGATCAGTGCGAACAAAGATCAAACTATCAAATTATGGGATATTTCTACAGGAAAATTAATTCGGACATTAGAAGGACACTCTGACTTGATTCAGTCCTTAGCTGTTAGTCAAGATAGTAAAATTATCATTAGCGGTAGTTGGGATCAAACTATCAAACTCTGGGATATCTCCACAGGGAAATTAATTCGTAGATTTAGGGGACATTCTGAGTGGGTGAATTCTGCAATTATCGCTCCAGATGGCACTACTGTTATTAGCGGTAGTTCTGATAAAACTATTAAACTCTGGGATCTTAAAACTGCTAGGGAAATTCGTACAATTAAAGGGCATTTGGATGGTGTTTCTAAATTAGTCGTTAGTGCGGATGGTAAAACTCTGTTTAGTGGTAGTTACGACAACACTATTAAAGTGTGGAATATGGCAACTGGAACAGAAATTCGCACACTTAAAAGCCATTCCGGGATGATAGAATCATTAGCTATGAGTTCAGATGGCAGTACTTTAGTTAGTAGTGCTTGGGATAGTACGATCAAACTGTGGGATGTTAAAACCGGAAAGTTACTCCGCACATTTGGTCAACCTATCAAAGAATTAGATTTATCAGAATCATCACCTAAAAATCCTCCGAGTGGCACACTGATTTTTAGTTATAGTAGTTCTTCACCTCGGACAGTAGCTATTAGTCCAGATGGAAATATCATAGTTAGTGCTAATGCCAGTGATATTCAACTCTGGGATGTGAAAACTGGAGAGCAAATTCGCACCATTGCCGGACATTCTGATTGGTTTCAATATGTTGCCATCAGCCCAGATAACCAAACTCTGGTTAGTCTCAATTCCGACAACAGCATAAATTTATGGGATGTTCGCAGCCAGCAGAAAATTCGCAGTATCAAAGATATGTGGGTTCGTTCTCTTGCTATTAGTCCTGATGGAAATACGTTAGTTACTGGTGGTTGGGGCGATGAGACAATTAAATTATGGGATGTGCAAACTGGCAAGTTAAATCTGACATTTGCAGATACTGGGGTTGATAATGTAGCAATTAGTTCAGATAATCATATCCTCATTAGTTCTCATGGTGAGAAAATCAAATTACGAGATATTCGTACTGGTAAATTGCTCAACTACTTAGCAGGGCATTCATTCTTGGTGAATGCGATCGCTATCAGCAAAAATAGCGGTACTCTTGTGAGTAGTAGTGTTGGTGACGAAATTATCCTCTGGGATATTCCCACTGGCAAGTTGATTCGTACCCTGAAGCAAACAACAGTAGAGAATGGTTATCCTGAAGATGTAATTTCAGTTACTTCTATTAGTATCAGCCCAGATGGTAGTACTGTTGTTAGCGGTTATGGAGATGGGACAATCATACTACAAGATACTCACACTGGAGAGCAGATTCGCACAATCAAGGGGCATTCCGGTAGAGTGACTGCTGTAGCTATGAGCATAGATGGTAATACTCTCGTGAGTGCTAGCTCAGACAAGAATATTAAACTGTGGGATATTCGCACTGGCCAACTAATTCGTACTCTCTCAGGACATCTCTACAACATTTCTGCTGTAGCTATTAGTGCCGATGGTAAAACTTTAGTCAGCAGTAGTGCGGATAATACTATGAAAATCTGGAACATGAGCAGTGGAAATTTGATTCACACATTTTGTAATAGTATTTCACTTTAA